The following proteins are encoded in a genomic region of Sesamum indicum cultivar Zhongzhi No. 13 linkage group LG8, S_indicum_v1.0, whole genome shotgun sequence:
- the LOC105169610 gene encoding probable 1-acyl-sn-glycerol-3-phosphate acyltransferase 5, protein MESDSVLKLKRGQRHRPLTPFRVIRGVLCLIVLVLTAFVLLVYFGFWTAIPLRFFSMHHSRKATAFIFGSWIALWPFWFEKINRTKVVFSGDCVPAEERVLLIANHRTEVDWMYLWDLALRKGCEGYIKYILKSSLMKLPVFGWVFHVMEFIPVVRKWEADELMMRQMLSSFRDPRDPLWLAVFPEGTDFTEQKCVRSQKYASENGLPILKNVLLPKTKGFHACLENLKDSLDAVYDITIGYRQNCPSFLDNAFGVDPSEVHIHVRRISLKEIPTSEDQTSSWLMNTFSLKDQMLSDFYTQGHFPNEGTETSLSTVKCVVNFILVMILTGTCTFLTFFSSIWFKIYVSLVCAYMASATYFDVRPSPIVH, encoded by the exons ATGGAATCTGACTCAGTTCTTAAACTAAAAAGAGGGCAAAGACACCGGCCCCTGACTCCTTTCAGAGTAATAAGGGGTGTTCTTTGCTTGATCGTCTTAGTCTTGACAGCATTTGTATTGTTAGTGTATTTTGGCTTTTGGACAGCCATTCCTTTGAGATTTTTCAGCATGCATCACAGCAGGAAAGCAACGGCGTTCATCTTTGGAAGTTGGATTGCTCTTTGGCCTTTCTGGTTCGAGAAAATAAACAGGACTAAGGTGGTATTTTCTGGAGACTGTGTCCCTGCTGAGGAACGTGTGCTGCTTATTGCCAACCATAGAACTGAGGTCGACTGGATGTACTTGTGGGATCTTGCATTGAGGAAGGGATGTGAAGGTTACATTAAGTATATTCTTAAGAGCAGCTTGATGAAATTGCCTGTTTTTGGTTGGGTTTTTCATGTAATGGAGTTTATTCCTGTGGTGAGGAAATGGGAGGCCGACGAATTAATGATGCGCCAGATGCTGTCAAGCTTCAGAGATCCTCGAGATCCTCTGTGGCTTGCTGTTTTCCCGGAGGGAACAGATTTCAC AGAACAGAAGTGCGTGCGCAGTCAAAAATATGCTTCTGAAAATGGACTTCCTATTCTGAAGAATGTGCTGCTTCCCAAGACAAAGGGGTTTCATGCTTGTTTGGAAAATCTGAAGGACTCGTTAGATGCAG TTTATGACATCACAATAGGGTACCGCCAAAACTGCCCATCTTTCTTGGACAATGCCTTTGGGGTCGACCCCTCCGAAGTTCACATCCACGTTCGACGTATTTCACTTAAAGAAATTCCAACATCTGAAGATCAGACCTCTTCTTGGCTGATGAATACATTCAGCCTCAAAGACCAAATGCTGTCTGATTTTTACACGCAGGGGCATTTCCCAAATGAAGGAACAGAAACAAGCCTTTCTACAGTTAAGTGTGTAGTTAACTTCATTCTTGTAATGATCTTGACTGGAACATGCACATTTCTTACCTTTTTCTCCTCGATCtggtttaaaatatatgtctCGTTAGTCTGTGCTTACATGGCTTCTGCGACATACTTCGATGTTCGGCCCTCGCCTATAGTTCACTAA
- the LOC105169611 gene encoding UPF0496 protein At4g34320 — protein sequence MGSHMSKNPCETSAANAINNLQYTTELNSYEAACRVDVDLQSFDTTLQVRTNNVINSIAAGVEVRALSFDSLREVTECLLEMNQEVVKVILDCKKDIWKNQELFELVEEYFENSLKTLDFCAALEKCLKSARDRQLLIHVALQQFEEEDGVEGNNGRYLRTLEELKNFRDAGDPFTEEFFQIFQSVYRQQMLMLEKLQSRKNKLDKKLKYIHAWRKVSSIIFAATFAAVLICSVVXXXXVAGGAAALAAPPVAAALAAATSIPLGSMGRWIDSLLKNYENAVKGQKEIINCMNVGTYVTIKDLDSIRVLIDRLEIEIESLMQSADFAINEEAVKLAVAEIRKKLVVFVKNIEELGAQADNCSRDIRRARTVILQRIIKHPNH from the coding sequence ATGGGAAGCCATATGAGCAAGAACCCTTGTGAAACTTCTGCTGCAAATGCAATCAACAATTTGCAGTACACAACTGAGCTGAATTCGTACGAGGCTGCCTGCAGGGTTGATGTCGATCTGCAGTCGTTCGACACGACCCTCCAAGTTCGGACCAACAACGTTATCAACTCAATTGCTGCCGGAGTAGAAGTCCGAGCCTTGTCCTTCGATTCCCTGAGAGAAGTCACAGAATGCCTCCTTGAAATGAACCAGGAAGTTGTTAAGGTTATCCTGGATTGCAAGAAGGACATTTGGAAGAATCAAGAATTGTTCGAGCTCGTTGAGGAGTACTTTGAGAACAGCCTCAAAACTCTTGATTTCTGTGCAGCGCTGGAGAAATGCCTCAAGTCTGCCAGAGACAGGCAGTTGCTTATCCATGTCGCGCTCCAGCAGTTTGAGGAGGAAGACGGGGTCGAAGGGAACAATGGGAGGTATTTGAGAACTCTAGAGGAGTTGAAGAATTTCAGGGATGCAGGGGATCCGTTCACAGAAGAGTTCTTTCAGATTTTTCAGTCAGTTTACAGGCAGCAAATGCTGATGCTGGAGAAGTTGCAATCCAGGAAGAACAAACTGGACAAGAAATTGAAGTACATTCACGCCTGGAGGAAGGTCTCCAGCATTATATTTGCAGCTACTTTTGCGGCTGTGCTGATTTGCTCAGTGGTGGNNNNNNNNNNGGTCGCGGGGGGGGCTGCGGCCTTGGCTGCCCCGCCAGTGGCAGCGGCCCTGGCGGCTGCCACCTCGATCCCTTTAGGATCGATGGGAAGATGGATAGACTCGCTTCTCAAGAACTATGAGAATGCTGTGAAGGGACAAAAGGAGATCATCAATTGTATGAATGTGGGAACTTATGTCACCATCAAGGACTTGGATAGCATTCGAGTCTTGATCGATAGATTGGAGATTGAGATTGAATCCCTCATGCAAAGTGCTGATTTTGCTATCAACGAAGAGGCTGTCAAACTGGCTGTAGCAGAAATTCGGAAGAAATTGGTTGTGTTCGTGAAGAACATCGAGGAATTGGGAGCGCAAGCTGATAACTGCAGCAGGGACATCCGAAGGGCTAGAACTGTAATTCTTCAGAGGATCATCAAACACCCCAACCATTGA
- the LOC110012460 gene encoding putative lipid-transfer protein DIR1, whose amino-acid sequence MEAHNTARVPVVAMLLLIIASAIGLAKANNEHAICGMSTDDLFACRSAVIGPAALPPSSACCAALEKADLPCLCTFKNNKVLPALGIDPALAMQLPAKCNILQSFHC is encoded by the coding sequence ATGGAGGCGCACAACACCGCTAGGGTACCTGTTGTGGCAATGCTTCTTCTGATCATTGCTTCAGCAATAGGGCTGGCCAAGGCAAACAATGAACATGCCATCTGTGGCATGAGCACTGATGATTTGTTCGCGTGCCGCTCCGCCGTCATCGGCCCAGCTGCTCTGCCGCCTTCCTCAGCCTGCTGTGCCGCCCTCGAGAAGGCGGACCTGCCGTGCCTCTGCACTTTCAAGAACAACAAGGTTTTGCCTGCTCTTGGGATAGACCCTGCCCTCGCCATGCAGCTCCCTGCCAAGTGCAATATTCTCCAGTCCTTCCACTGCTGA
- the LOC105169612 gene encoding dolichyl-diphosphooligosaccharide--protein glycosyltransferase 48 kDa subunit, giving the protein MLRKLLWILLISFPLFAILCASFSEENPTDRRVLVLLDDFAIKSSHSLYFKSLESRGFDLDFKLADDPKLALQRYGQYLYDAAILFCPTVERFGGSIDVASFLDFVDSGHDLIIAADASGSELIREIAVECGVDFDEDPAAFVIDHTSYAVSETEGDHTLIASDDFIQSEVVLGSKKIEAPVLFKGIGHSINPANNLVLKVLSASPAAYSANPNSKLSTPPSLTGSAISLVSVVQARNNARVLISGSLSMFSNWFFRSGVQKAGSTTKYEKCGNEQFLTELSKWVFHERGHLKAVNVRHHKVGEVDEPSIYRIKDDLDYSVEVYEWSGTSWEPYVADDLQVQFYMMSPYVLKTLSTDQKGRYYTSFKVPDVYGVFQFKVEYQRLGYTSLSLSKQIPVRPFRHNEYERFIPAAYPYYGASFSMMAGFFIFTMVYLYTK; this is encoded by the exons ATGTTAAGGAAACTTTTATGGATACTCTTGATTTCTTTTCCGTTATTCGCGATTCTCTGCGCTTCGTTCTCTGAAGAAAACCCCACGGATCGCCGGGTTCTGGTCCTGCTCGATGATTTCGCGATTAAGTCGTCGCATTCTCTCTACTTCAAGTCGCTTGAAAGCCGAGGATTCGACCTCGATTTTAAGCTCGCTGATGATCCCAAACTCGCCTTGCAGAGATACGGACAGTATTTATACGACGCTGCTATTCTCTTTTGCCCGACCGTCGAAC ggtttggtGGTTCCATTGACGTGGCATCATTCCTAGATTTTGTTGATTCTGGTCATGATTTGATCATTGCTGCTGATGCATCTGGTTCTGAATTGATTCGAGAGATAGCGGTTGAGTGTGGGGTTGACTTTGATGAG GATCCAGCCGCTTTCGTGATCGATCACACGAGCTATGCAGTTTCAGAGACAGAAGGGGATCACACGTTGATTGCCAGTGATGATTTCATTCAATCTGAGGTTGTTTTGGGCAGCAAGAAAATAGAG GCTCCTGTGCTTTTTAAGGGAATTGGTCACTCGATAAATCCTGCAAACAACTTG GTGCTAAAAGTTCTCTCTGCTTCACCGGCAGCGTACTCGGCCAACCCAAACTCCAAGTTATCCACTCCTCCCTCTTTGACTGGGTCGGCAATCTCTCTAGTCTCAGTTGTGCAG GCAAGAAATAATGCTCGAGTTCTGATATCTGGCTCACTGAGCATGTTCAGCAACTG GTTTTTCCGATCTGGAGTCCAGAAAGCTGGGAGCACTACCAA ATACGAGAAATGTGGGAATGAGCAATTTTTGACTGAACTTAGCAAATGGGTTTTCCATGAGAGAGGTCACCTGAAG GCTGTGAATGTTAGACATCACAAAGTTGGTGAGGTAGATGAACCCTCAATATACAGGATCAAAGATGATCTG GATTATTCTGTTGAAGTATATGAATGGTCTGGTACGAGTTGGGAACCGTACGTGGCTGATGATCTTCAAGTTCAGTTTTATATGATGAGCCCCTATGTTCTGAAAACCCTATCAACTGATCAGAAG GGTCGTTATTATACATCGTTCAAAGTTCCGGATGTCTATGGTGTTTTTCAATTCAAGGTTGAGTACCAGAGACTTGGATATACAAGCTTAAGTCTATCCAAACAG ATTCCCGTTCGACCATTTAGACACAATGAGTACGAAAGGTTTATACCTGCTGCTTATCCATACTATGGAGCATCATTCTCGATG ATGGCGGGTTTCTTTATCTTCACCATGGTGTATCTGTACACAAAGTAG